Proteins co-encoded in one Flavobacterium fluviale genomic window:
- a CDS encoding ATP-dependent helicase, producing the protein MNDPILENLNPSQLQAVKTTEGYVRVIAGAGSGKTKALTSRFAYIVDRLGINSSNILCVTFTNKAAQEMKKRVKALIGDTYDVSFITTYHGFCVRFLREEINKIHYPKNFIILDAEDQKSILRDVFTELQINSKHLTFKQVLRFISKQKSSSNYLSYILENKSFEPDESDSLSSRVFQVYLDKQKRNYALDFDDLIHFTAFILDHNPDVLLKWQENLHYIQVDEAQDSSESQFHLVEILSRVHQNLFLVGDPDQTIYEWRGAKPEYLVEFDTIFPDTQTIIMNRNYRSTPNILKVGNHIIKNNTVRVDKDMITDKPEGFEVVHFHGKNDYEESLWIASEIKEILKSEDAAYSDITILYRSNHLSRNIEQALIKENIPYTIFGGIRFFERKEIKDVLSMLRLIVQGDNFSFLRMHNQPTRGLGKKFLERLIYIAQEQNLSLLQALEKNIDDKELAKKGALDFIKLITELKQDAAAKSISDLVKIILDKSGLSELYRKDGDEDRLENIKELVNSMLLLEKENNAPVNIMEYLQEIALYTDLDADSEKQDKVRLMTIHISKGLEFPYVFLCGFTEGVLPSALSIKERRKRAIEEERRLMYVAVTRAEKRFYMTDSEGFNFTTGLNKYPSRFLFEISEEFYVRKGKLSPEIIANSKTMITQSSGDNSLRFQEGDMVMHPVWNKGKIKSVEAEKNQYIVEFFEIGKEKTIDFSFKHLTKAEDTNLDNEADLTAHDLQKQLESVPNPFEQEEDITNKNLLEDPQKNIDQSANDNGGSDEKKWWKPWN; encoded by the coding sequence ATGAATGACCCTATTCTAGAAAACCTTAATCCCAGCCAGCTGCAGGCCGTAAAAACTACGGAAGGCTATGTTCGTGTAATTGCCGGCGCAGGATCTGGAAAAACGAAGGCACTAACTTCAAGATTTGCTTATATCGTAGACAGACTGGGCATTAATTCCTCTAACATACTGTGCGTGACTTTTACCAATAAAGCAGCACAGGAAATGAAGAAACGCGTTAAAGCGCTTATTGGCGACACCTATGATGTGAGTTTTATTACGACCTATCACGGTTTCTGCGTGAGATTCTTACGCGAGGAAATCAACAAAATACATTATCCTAAAAATTTTATCATTCTGGATGCCGAAGATCAGAAAAGCATATTAAGAGATGTTTTTACCGAACTTCAGATCAACTCTAAACATTTGACTTTCAAACAAGTCCTGCGTTTTATATCCAAACAGAAAAGTTCTTCCAATTACCTTTCCTATATACTGGAAAATAAAAGTTTTGAACCCGACGAGAGCGACTCTTTATCAAGCCGTGTTTTCCAAGTATACCTTGACAAACAAAAGCGTAATTATGCCCTTGATTTTGATGACCTGATTCATTTTACGGCTTTTATCTTGGACCATAATCCAGATGTGCTTTTAAAGTGGCAGGAGAACCTCCACTACATTCAAGTTGACGAAGCGCAGGACAGCTCCGAAAGCCAGTTTCATCTTGTCGAAATCCTTTCGCGAGTTCATCAAAATTTATTTTTGGTTGGAGACCCCGATCAAACTATTTATGAATGGCGTGGTGCTAAACCGGAGTATCTGGTGGAATTTGATACCATCTTTCCCGATACACAGACCATCATCATGAACCGCAATTACCGCTCTACTCCTAACATTTTAAAAGTTGGGAATCATATCATTAAAAACAATACTGTAAGGGTCGACAAGGATATGATTACCGATAAACCCGAAGGTTTTGAAGTAGTGCATTTTCATGGAAAAAATGATTATGAAGAAAGTCTTTGGATAGCATCTGAAATCAAAGAAATTCTAAAATCAGAAGATGCGGCTTATTCAGACATTACAATACTTTACCGTTCTAATCATCTTTCTAGAAATATTGAGCAGGCACTTATTAAAGAAAATATTCCCTACACTATTTTTGGCGGTATCCGATTCTTTGAAAGAAAAGAAATTAAAGATGTGCTCTCGATGCTGCGGCTAATCGTACAGGGTGATAATTTCTCCTTTTTACGTATGCACAATCAGCCGACGCGTGGTCTTGGCAAAAAATTCTTAGAAAGGCTCATCTATATTGCCCAAGAACAGAATCTCTCGCTCCTGCAGGCACTGGAAAAAAATATAGATGATAAAGAACTCGCTAAAAAAGGCGCATTAGATTTCATCAAATTAATCACTGAATTAAAGCAAGATGCTGCAGCTAAATCCATATCAGATTTGGTAAAAATTATCTTGGATAAAAGCGGACTTTCTGAACTCTACAGAAAAGACGGCGACGAAGATAGACTCGAAAATATCAAAGAACTTGTCAATTCGATGTTACTGCTGGAAAAAGAAAATAATGCTCCTGTGAATATTATGGAATACCTGCAGGAAATTGCCTTGTACACGGATTTGGATGCCGATAGTGAAAAGCAGGATAAAGTACGCCTGATGACTATTCATATCTCTAAAGGTCTTGAATTTCCTTATGTTTTTCTCTGTGGTTTTACCGAAGGTGTGCTCCCAAGTGCTCTTTCGATTAAAGAAAGAAGAAAACGTGCTATCGAGGAAGAAAGAAGACTAATGTATGTGGCAGTGACAAGAGCCGAGAAAAGATTTTATATGACCGATTCTGAAGGCTTTAATTTCACTACCGGCCTCAACAAATATCCTTCAAGATTTCTCTTTGAAATTAGTGAGGAATTTTATGTGAGGAAAGGAAAACTGTCTCCTGAAATTATTGCAAATAGTAAAACAATGATTACTCAATCTTCTGGAGATAACAGCCTTAGATTTCAGGAAGGTGATATGGTAATGCATCCTGTATGGAACAAAGGAAAAATCAAATCTGTTGAAGCAGAGAAAAATCAATACATCGTTGAGTTTTTTGAAATAGGAAAAGAAAAAACAATAGATTTTAGTTTTAAACATCTAACTAAAGCCGAAGATACTAATTTGGATAATGAAGCTGATTTAACTGCGCATGATCTTCAGAAACAGCTTGAAAGTGTACCAAATCCTTTTGAACAAGAAGAAGATATTACGAATAAAAATCTACTTGAAGATCCCCAAAAAAATATTGACCAAAGTGCCAATGACAACGGCGGATCAGATGAAAAAAAATGGTGGAAACCTTGGAATTAG
- a CDS encoding YceI family protein, translating into MKKSLLNSFVLLLIFAAVTNASAQKLITKTGNIKFQASMPSYEEVAAENKSVSAVLDQSTGDFASLVLIKGFRFKVALMEEHFNENYMESEKFSKATFKGKIEDFDISKITSTPKNFTLKGDLTIHGKTKPVTVIIKISKAVSGVNAIGAFEVKPEDFDIEIPSLVRKKVADKIKINYNFLLVK; encoded by the coding sequence ATGAAAAAATCATTGCTAAATTCCTTCGTTTTGCTGTTGATTTTTGCCGCAGTTACAAATGCTTCTGCACAAAAATTAATTACAAAAACAGGAAACATCAAATTTCAAGCTTCGATGCCTTCTTATGAAGAAGTTGCAGCCGAAAACAAATCTGTGTCTGCAGTTCTCGATCAGTCAACTGGTGATTTTGCTTCTTTAGTTTTAATAAAAGGATTCCGATTTAAAGTTGCTTTAATGGAAGAGCATTTTAATGAAAATTACATGGAATCTGAGAAATTCTCGAAAGCAACTTTCAAAGGAAAAATAGAAGATTTTGATATTTCGAAGATTACCAGCACTCCCAAAAATTTTACTTTAAAGGGCGATCTTACCATTCACGGCAAAACAAAACCTGTCACGGTAATCATAAAAATTTCTAAAGCGGTCAGCGGAGTTAATGCAATTGGTGCTTTTGAAGTAAAACCAGAAGATTTTGATATCGAAATACCAAGTCTTGTGAGAAAGAAAGTTGCCGATAAAATAAAAATCAATTACAATTTTTTATTAGTTAAGTAA
- a CDS encoding SDR family NAD(P)-dependent oxidoreductase — MEDITIQENSLKGKNVVITGASSGVGRAAAEAFAKEGCNIIAVARGQKGINEIVAFCRELNVLSIGVIADMSIAEDVEKVAEKALEIGGKIDIWVNNAGVMASGKFEEIPLEIHQQVLKTNLFGYMYGAYNAVKIFKKQNEGILINNISIGGYMPAPYSAVYSASKHGIRGMMECLQGEISNRRNIHICNMYPQLQNSTGNLHSAKYSGFDMKIPFIASDPRETAAGMVELAKHPKKDLFPDFRAAALTNIYRLFPKTVINTASAAVRFKMKHNDAKEDNPGNVLTNSKEPLRVYGKIPSKTSNSLGIAFLAGLGVSAALMLMTRKL; from the coding sequence ATGGAAGATATCACAATACAAGAAAACAGTCTTAAAGGAAAAAATGTAGTTATAACTGGAGCAAGCAGCGGTGTCGGCAGAGCGGCTGCAGAAGCTTTTGCGAAAGAAGGATGTAATATTATTGCAGTTGCCAGAGGACAGAAAGGCATAAATGAAATTGTAGCATTTTGCCGTGAGTTGAATGTTTTGTCTATTGGTGTCATTGCTGATATGTCAATAGCTGAAGATGTGGAGAAAGTCGCAGAGAAAGCTTTGGAAATCGGCGGCAAAATTGATATATGGGTAAATAATGCCGGGGTAATGGCAAGCGGAAAATTTGAAGAAATTCCTTTAGAAATTCATCAGCAGGTCCTTAAAACCAATTTATTTGGATATATGTATGGCGCTTATAATGCTGTCAAAATTTTTAAGAAGCAGAACGAAGGAATCTTAATTAACAACATTTCGATTGGAGGTTACATGCCAGCTCCCTACAGTGCAGTGTATTCTGCTTCAAAACATGGAATTAGGGGAATGATGGAATGTCTGCAGGGCGAAATTTCCAACCGCAGGAATATCCATATCTGTAATATGTATCCGCAGTTACAAAATTCTACTGGGAACCTGCATTCAGCCAAATATTCTGGTTTCGATATGAAAATTCCGTTTATTGCATCTGATCCGCGTGAAACCGCTGCGGGAATGGTAGAGCTCGCAAAACATCCTAAAAAAGATTTATTTCCAGATTTCCGCGCGGCTGCACTAACAAACATTTACAGATTATTTCCAAAAACAGTTATTAATACAGCATCTGCAGCCGTTCGTTTTAAAATGAAACATAACGACGCGAAGGAAGATAATCCTGGAAATGTTCTGACAAACTCAAAAGAACCACTTCGAGTGTACGGAAAAATTCCATCAAAAACATCCAATAGTTTAGGTATAGCTTTCCTAGCAGGATTGGGAGTCAGCGCTGCTCTAATGCTGATGACTAGAAAGCTTTAG
- a CDS encoding SDR family oxidoreductase yields MEQRIDYQNELSGKTALVTGGTKGAGRAIAERLKNAGAQVIIIARNQPEAPDEALHFIAADLSKPEGSIKAAKEVLEKFGKLDILVNNLGGSDTPGGGFAALTNQDWEDAIQGNLLAPVRLDRAFLPQMIENKSGVIIHIASIQGKLPLYDSTLPYAAAKAGLINYSKGLSKEVSAKGVRVLTVSPGWIMTEASIRMMERISESNNISVEEAEKSVMDALGGIPFGRPAKPEEVAELVGFLASPRASYLTGTEYVIDGGTIPTI; encoded by the coding sequence ATGGAACAGAGAATAGATTATCAAAATGAATTATCAGGTAAAACAGCCTTGGTTACAGGAGGAACAAAAGGAGCAGGAAGAGCCATTGCAGAACGACTAAAAAATGCAGGCGCTCAAGTAATTATCATTGCAAGAAACCAGCCGGAAGCACCAGATGAAGCTTTGCATTTTATTGCGGCAGATTTAAGTAAACCTGAAGGATCGATTAAAGCAGCTAAGGAAGTATTGGAGAAATTCGGTAAACTGGATATTCTTGTGAACAATCTTGGAGGTTCTGATACTCCAGGCGGCGGATTTGCAGCATTAACCAATCAAGACTGGGAAGATGCGATACAAGGAAATTTGTTAGCTCCGGTTCGGCTGGATCGAGCTTTTCTTCCTCAAATGATTGAGAACAAAAGTGGTGTTATTATTCACATAGCCTCTATTCAGGGCAAACTGCCTTTGTACGATTCCACACTGCCATACGCTGCTGCAAAAGCGGGACTTATTAATTACAGCAAAGGTTTGTCTAAAGAGGTATCTGCGAAAGGAGTCCGTGTACTGACTGTTTCGCCAGGATGGATTATGACTGAGGCATCTATACGAATGATGGAGCGCATCTCAGAAAGTAATAATATCTCTGTCGAAGAGGCCGAAAAAAGTGTAATGGATGCGTTGGGAGGCATACCTTTTGGAAGACCCGCAAAGCCAGAGGAAGTAGCAGAACTCGTTGGTTTTCTTGCTTCGCCCAGAGCCAGCTACCTAACAGGAACAGAGTATGTAATAGATGGCGGTACTATTCCAACCATTTAA
- a CDS encoding DUF2188 domain-containing protein, whose translation MPWYNGDYPPSYKNQPAVVREKAVEIANALLQDGAEESAAIATGLKQARELLENHKEKTEKPENHGK comes from the coding sequence ATGCCTTGGTATAATGGGGACTATCCTCCGTCTTATAAAAATCAGCCCGCTGTAGTAAGAGAAAAAGCAGTAGAAATAGCCAATGCTCTACTACAAGATGGTGCAGAAGAAAGCGCTGCAATTGCTACGGGACTTAAACAAGCTCGGGAGCTTTTGGAAAATCATAAAGAAAAAACTGAAAAACCAGAGAATCATGGAAAATAA
- a CDS encoding cytochrome c, with amino-acid sequence MKKTILLTILLAAFASCSDSDTVQEIETPTTPTTPTNPTNPTNPTNPTTSITYSKDVKSIIDANCISCHASGRSAAFRPLTTYAQVKAAVENSGLLNRIQLQSGQQGLMPQGGRMAQANIDLIVKWNTDGLKEN; translated from the coding sequence ATGAAAAAAACAATCCTACTTACCATTTTACTAGCGGCATTTGCAAGCTGTAGTGACTCAGATACGGTTCAAGAGATCGAAACGCCAACAACTCCGACCACACCGACAAATCCAACAAACCCGACCAATCCAACGAATCCAACAACTTCAATTACTTACAGTAAAGATGTAAAATCTATTATTGATGCCAATTGTATCAGCTGTCATGCTAGTGGAAGATCTGCAGCGTTTAGACCTTTAACTACTTATGCCCAAGTTAAAGCTGCTGTTGAAAATTCTGGTTTATTAAACCGAATTCAATTGCAAAGCGGCCAGCAGGGACTTATGCCTCAAGGTGGAAGAATGGCGCAGGCTAACATTGACTTAATCGTAAAATGGAACACGGACGGATTAAAAGAAAATTAA
- a CDS encoding DUF3606 domain-containing protein translates to MDDQSNIGRENDSHIDISESKDVQYWSEKLNVPEEVLKNAVRAAGTSVEDFMEHLEQNR, encoded by the coding sequence ATGGATGATCAATCAAACATAGGAAGAGAAAATGATTCGCACATTGATATAAGTGAATCAAAAGATGTGCAATACTGGTCTGAAAAACTTAATGTGCCAGAGGAAGTATTAAAAAATGCTGTACGAGCAGCAGGCACTAGTGTGGAAGACTTTATGGAGCATCTCGAACAAAACAGATAA
- a CDS encoding winged helix-turn-helix transcriptional regulator yields MYERKTIPNLNCGLDLIGEVLYGKWKIRLLWFINEGHKRPSELQRKIPDASRRVLNVQLNELEEHELVVRKIYPVVPPKVEYSLTEFGQSLIPVIGALGQWGDQNQEKLRKLIIKRFPAAETEENKN; encoded by the coding sequence ATGTACGAAAGAAAAACAATACCAAACTTAAACTGCGGACTTGACCTGATTGGTGAAGTGTTATATGGTAAGTGGAAGATCCGACTGCTGTGGTTTATTAATGAAGGCCACAAGAGACCGAGTGAATTACAGCGTAAGATCCCAGATGCCTCTCGCAGGGTTTTGAATGTCCAACTGAATGAATTAGAAGAACATGAACTCGTTGTTCGGAAAATATATCCTGTTGTTCCTCCTAAGGTGGAATACAGCCTAACCGAATTCGGCCAAAGCCTGATTCCTGTAATAGGTGCATTAGGCCAATGGGGAGATCAAAACCAAGAAAAACTCAGAAAATTAATTATCAAAAGATTTCCAGCTGCTGAGACTGAAGAAAACAAAAACTAA
- a CDS encoding FAD-dependent oxidoreductase, whose amino-acid sequence MKNAAEKLNEGSITSGENVSFWIDTTEIASFKTPDRDIHTEVLIIGGGIAGLTTAYNLLKAGKKVVLVEDGFIGSGETGRTTAHLTSALDDRYYFLEDTFGKEAAKLAAESHTAAIAEIEKNVTDLNIDCSFKRVNGYLFLHPTDKEKNLEKEFEAAQNAGLNIGLLKSTPAISNGEQTPCLAFYNQAQFHILHYLNGLAQAITALGGEIYIEAHAEKISKNGAIVNNYNFTAESIVVATNSPINDLVTMHTKQAAYRSYVIAGKIPKGSLPYALWWDTGDAESKWPSQPYHYVRVENFDDNYDLLISGGEDHKTGQADEEGISEFTRYEKLEQWTRSYFPLFEETIYKWSGQVMEPVDSLGFMGLNPGDENIYIITGDSGNGMTHATIGARIICDAITGNKNKWEDLYSPSRITVKTGFDFAKEAVNTAAQYLDWVSASDLENTAELQAGQGGIMTSNLKKVAVYRDFDNTLRAFSAVCPHLGCIVQWNNDEKSFDCPCHGSRFAADGTVINGPADSDLKPLPIK is encoded by the coding sequence ATGAAAAATGCAGCTGAAAAACTAAATGAAGGAAGTATTACCTCAGGTGAAAATGTTTCCTTCTGGATTGATACTACTGAAATTGCTTCTTTTAAAACGCCCGACAGAGACATTCATACTGAAGTACTGATTATTGGAGGCGGAATAGCCGGACTCACAACAGCTTACAATCTGTTGAAAGCAGGTAAAAAAGTGGTGTTGGTGGAAGACGGCTTTATAGGCAGCGGAGAAACTGGCCGTACAACTGCACATCTTACCAGTGCGCTCGATGATCGCTATTATTTTTTGGAAGATACATTTGGTAAAGAAGCTGCAAAACTGGCTGCAGAAAGTCATACTGCCGCTATTGCAGAAATTGAGAAAAATGTCACAGACTTAAATATTGACTGTTCTTTTAAAAGAGTAAACGGCTATCTTTTCCTGCATCCAACCGATAAAGAAAAAAATCTAGAAAAGGAATTTGAGGCCGCGCAAAATGCCGGTCTTAATATTGGTCTTTTAAAAAGTACTCCTGCAATAAGTAATGGTGAACAAACTCCTTGTCTCGCTTTTTACAATCAGGCACAATTTCATATACTCCATTATCTTAATGGACTGGCTCAAGCCATCACAGCTTTAGGAGGAGAGATTTACATCGAGGCACATGCTGAAAAAATCAGTAAAAATGGCGCTATTGTCAATAATTATAATTTTACGGCAGAAAGTATTGTGGTAGCTACCAACTCCCCTATTAATGATCTGGTAACCATGCATACCAAACAGGCAGCTTACAGAAGTTATGTGATTGCTGGAAAAATTCCAAAAGGAAGCCTTCCGTACGCTCTTTGGTGGGACACTGGTGATGCTGAATCTAAATGGCCTTCGCAGCCCTACCATTACGTACGAGTTGAAAACTTCGATGACAATTACGATCTGCTGATTTCTGGAGGCGAAGATCATAAAACAGGTCAGGCAGATGAAGAAGGTATTTCCGAATTTACACGATATGAAAAACTGGAACAATGGACAAGAAGCTATTTTCCACTATTTGAAGAAACTATTTATAAATGGTCGGGTCAGGTCATGGAGCCAGTGGATTCGCTCGGTTTTATGGGCCTAAATCCAGGAGATGAAAATATTTATATCATTACCGGCGATTCTGGAAACGGAATGACACACGCCACTATAGGAGCTCGTATAATTTGTGATGCTATTACTGGTAATAAAAACAAATGGGAAGATTTGTACAGTCCGTCCCGAATCACAGTCAAAACAGGTTTTGATTTTGCCAAAGAAGCAGTTAATACCGCTGCTCAATATCTCGACTGGGTGTCGGCGTCTGATTTAGAAAATACAGCAGAATTACAAGCAGGTCAAGGAGGCATAATGACTTCGAATCTCAAAAAAGTTGCCGTATATCGCGATTTCGACAATACTCTTCGAGCATTTTCA
- a CDS encoding DUF5777 family beta-barrel protein codes for MKKFLVPICFFLTAMAYSQDDLLQGLDSTQVEENYSTATFKALQLVTLQTTKMPAKKEFYFVVSHRFGTVKDGFDSFFGLDNATTKLGGIYGVTDWLSVSLSRHTLNKMYETGLKYRVARQNDNFPLDIVGYSVADINTFLEKDQYPGLEFKHRLTYVQQVLISRKVSEKLSVELVPSFIHKNLYNPDIERDNQFSFGGGGRYKITKRLSVNLEYMHNFDKPDFYNNPLSVGLDVETGGHVFQLIFTNSQSMSESGYLTNASGDWGKGDFFFGFNLYRVF; via the coding sequence ATGAAGAAATTTTTAGTTCCAATCTGCTTTTTTCTGACGGCCATGGCATATTCACAAGATGACTTGCTGCAGGGTCTTGATTCTACTCAGGTAGAAGAAAATTACTCAACCGCAACTTTTAAAGCTTTACAGCTGGTAACGCTGCAAACCACAAAAATGCCGGCAAAAAAAGAGTTTTATTTTGTGGTATCACATCGTTTTGGTACCGTTAAAGATGGTTTCGACAGCTTTTTTGGTCTTGATAATGCCACTACAAAACTAGGCGGTATATATGGCGTAACCGACTGGTTATCGGTAAGTCTTTCCAGACATACCTTAAACAAAATGTACGAAACGGGATTAAAATACAGAGTTGCGAGACAAAACGATAATTTTCCTTTGGACATTGTTGGTTACAGTGTTGCAGATATAAACACTTTCTTAGAAAAAGATCAATATCCGGGTTTAGAGTTTAAACATCGCCTTACGTATGTGCAGCAGGTTTTAATATCGAGAAAGGTGAGCGAAAAACTGTCAGTGGAATTAGTCCCATCATTTATCCACAAAAACCTTTACAATCCTGATATCGAAAGAGATAATCAGTTTTCTTTTGGTGGCGGCGGACGCTATAAAATCACCAAAAGATTATCTGTCAATTTAGAATACATGCACAATTTTGACAAACCAGACTTTTACAACAATCCATTGTCTGTAGGTCTTGACGTAGAAACCGGCGGACACGTATTCCAGTTAATCTTTACCAATTCCCAATCTATGAGCGAGAGTGGATACCTCACGAATGCATCTGGAGACTGGGGTAAAGGAGACTTCTTCTTTGGCTTTAACTTATACCGAGTATTTTAA
- a CDS encoding nuclear transport factor 2-like protein, translating into MNLPEVIQDLVNAQNNFDSAAFANCFSETAEVVDEGKNYSGRTEIKNWIAKSAKEYNAVMKPLTFERDAEKGVLKAEVSGTFPGSPLVLTYNLEFEGKLINSLEIH; encoded by the coding sequence ATGAACTTACCAGAAGTAATACAAGATTTAGTAAATGCACAAAACAATTTTGACAGTGCTGCTTTTGCCAATTGTTTTTCAGAAACAGCAGAAGTAGTGGATGAAGGGAAAAATTATAGCGGTAGAACAGAAATAAAAAACTGGATAGCAAAAAGCGCTAAGGAGTATAATGCAGTAATGAAACCTTTGACGTTTGAAAGAGATGCTGAAAAAGGCGTATTAAAAGCTGAAGTATCTGGAACTTTTCCAGGAAGTCCTTTAGTTCTTACCTATAATTTAGAGTTTGAGGGCAAACTCATTAATTCATTAGAAATTCATTAA